The following are encoded in a window of Microtus ochrogaster isolate Prairie Vole_2 unplaced genomic scaffold, MicOch1.0 UNK64, whole genome shotgun sequence genomic DNA:
- the LOC101985970 gene encoding protein PPP4R3C-like: MDDRFHNVKVYIMKENEQWEHICSGQISTKYIGRLESVCLLVHSELDGSQLIESKINPDVTYKKYQKNLIIWTDANNKTMALCFSEPDSCQDIWNDICQALAKDPSNPIPQEFTEENDSFQELSQIENLFQMPNCEVGKLDNIADLFNIVEESPCLKERLALLLESEDYIKKLLEMFHTCEEQQNMESLQVLHVIIKGILSLNNSRLFNIMFSEEYVMDVIGCLEYDPSLEQPYQHRKFLTESAKFKEVMPITHSKLKQKIHQTYRMQYIHDILLPISTKFQENWLSELRTFIFSNKIEIISMLHEDEMFLREAFSELKDNTVSDERRSELLFFFKEFFEFAKILNFQKKDVLLKTVIKLGIMSALKVSVCIQNNQIKVAALDIFTYLVEFNPRIVRVYAVEEAEDSKNEDDLLLNIMIKQIICDPDPESSHVLSLTAVLRALLDPQNMFVTAHRYERREFMNYFYAHCIDNLAAPILSITGQNDSGNNIINIYSDNDQNPQLLGVVLELLRFCLQNHTTYIKNYILSNNLLSRILVLMSSKHTFLVLCALRFMRQMIDFKDEIYNLYIVRKNLFEPVINAFLRNGKRYNMLNSAIIELFEFIRVEDIKSLIANIVKNFFTAFDSVEYVQTFKGLKIKFEEQKEREIQVRKNLHYIIYEKLYFRHMKATEVKVKEEMCPRVNPEAVVPLEVDFLSSYDTFMQIKETSEDEVAQSEEKSFEFDCSSQSEASDREMSSPSHDSMRIPLVDYSDNEDNDDSDNNQDDKEEEEPPPKRPNLGS, encoded by the coding sequence ATGGATGACCGATTTCATAATGTAAAAGTCTAtatcatgaaagaaaatgagcaatGGGAGCATATATGCTCAGGTCAAATTTCAACCAAATACATCGGACGGCTTGAGAGTGTATGCTTACTTGTTCATTCAGAATTGGATGGCTCTCAGCTAATAGAGAGCAAAATTAATCCTGATGTGACCTATAAGAAATACCAAAAGAACTTAATTATTTGGACTGACGCTAATAACAAAACTATGGCACTATGTTTCTCAGAGCCAGATAGCTGTCAAGATATCTGGAATGATATCTGCCAGGCTCTAGCTAAAGACCCAAGCAACCCGATCCCTCAAGAGTTTACAGAGGAGAATGACAGTTTTCAAGAACTGTCCCAGATTGAGAATCTGTTTCAGATGCCGAATTGTGAAGTAGGTAAACTTGACAACATTGcagatttatttaatattgtaGAAGAATCGCCCTGCCTCAAGGAACGGCTGGCTCTGCTCTTGGAAAGTGAAGATTACATCAAAAAGTTGCTAGAGATGTTCCACACTTGCGAGGAACAGCAGAACATGGAAAGTTTACAGGTTTTACATGTCATTATTAAAGGAATCTTATCTCTCAACAATTCACgtttatttaatattatgttttctgaGGAATATGTCATGGATGTAATAGGGTGCCTTGAGTACGACCCTAGTTTGGAACAGCCATATCAGCACAGGAAATTCTTGACCGAAAGTGCAAAATTCAAAGAAGTTATGCCAATAACACACTCTAAACTTAAGCAAAAAATACACCAGACTTACAGAATGCAATATATTCATGACATTCTATTACCTATATCAACCAAATTTCAAGAGAATTGGCTTTCTGAacttagaacttttattttttccaataaaatcGAAATAATTAGCATGCTGCATGAAGATGAAATGTTTTTGCGTGAAGCTTTTAGTGAGTTAAAAGATAACACTGTCAGTGATGAAAGACGGAGtgaattgttatttttctttaaggagtTCTTTGAATTTGCTAAGATATTAAATTTTCAGAAGAAGGATGTGTTACTGAAAACAGTGATAAAGCTAGGAATCATGAGTGCTCTGAAAGTTTCAGTATGTAtacaaaacaaccaaataaaagtGGCTGCTCTAGATATATTTACTTATCTAGTAGAATTTAATCCACGAATAGTCCGAGTGTATGCAGTGGAAGAAGCTGAGGACAGTAAAAATGAGGATGACCTTCTCCTCAATATAATGATCAAACAAATCATCTGTGATCCTGATCCTGAATCTTCCCATGTTTTAAGTTTGACAGCAGTTCTCCGTGCTCTTCTTGACCCGCAAAACATGTTTGTAACAGCTCATAGATATGAAAGAAGAGAATTTATGAATTACTTCTATGCGCATTGCATAGATaacttggcagcaccaattttgTCTATCACAGGACAAAATGATAGTGGTAATAATATAATCAACATCTATTCTGATAATGACCAAAATCCACAATTGCTTGGAGTAGTTTTGGAATTGCTCAGGTTTTGTTTACAAAACCACACAAcctatataaaaaattatattttgagcAACAACTTGCTCAGCAGAATCTTGGTGCTGATGAGTTCAAAGCacacttttcttgttttgtgtgcTCTGAGATTTATGAGACAGATGATTGACTTTAAAGATGAAATTTATAATCTTTACATAGTGAGGAAAAATCTTTTTGAACCTGTTATAAATGCTTTTCTTCGTAATGGAAAACGATACAATATGTTAAACTCAGCTATTATTGAACTATTTGAATTTATTAGAGTAGAAGACATCAAGTCTCTTATTGCAAACATTGTGAAAAATTTTTTTACGGCTTTTGATTCAGTTGAGTATGTCCAGACATTTAAAggtttgaaaattaaatttgaagaacagaaggaaagagaaattcaaGTAAGAAAAAActtacattatataatatatgagaaaTTATACTTCAGACATATGAAAGCTACGGAGGTAAAAGTCAAGGAGGAAATGTGTCCTAGAGTAAATCCTGAAGCTGTTGTGCCATTGGAAGTGGACTTTCTAAGTTCTTATGACACGTTTATGCAAATAAAAGAGACAAGTGAAGATGAAGTAGCACAGTCAGAAGAAAAGTCGTTTGAATTTGACTGTTCATCTCAGTCTGAGGCTTCTGATAGAGAAATGAGTAGTCCATCACACGATAGCATGAGGATTCCATTAGTGGACTACTCAGATAATGAAGATAACGATGACAGTGATAATAATCAGGAtgataaagaggaagaagaacctCCCCCCAAAAGACCTAATCTTGGTTCATAA